A stretch of the Paenibacillus dendritiformis genome encodes the following:
- a CDS encoding S-layer homology domain-containing protein: MKTMKRVILFFIIGCLALPGLPGILSAEAKGMSFKDVSATHWAKDSISAAVNAGYFKGYSNGTFQPEATITRAEFAALLSRVSKAEASTEIENIFSDLNTHWSKKEVEKAVALGFIDPKNYPDGFQPDTALTREEMAIWLSSGLAAVDEDYKQALLDTKETLIPVKEYFKPGIPASKAGHIAVAMGTKLMSGYPDGSFGMKKTTTRAETSAILLRFVKAATKKADSFPALNELRAVGTEKNNLEVVTPFEAPGVTKASGKTRTFKNNAGKLVFHRMVAVNVENWNEKSFYGDLFLDESDKEFFEKHKGRFPLFIELTIYPKTKEFGVDHYATGITNLMGGIAIHNNQHKKYGYETLPVMEDIHFFSKHSSGVKLWVVKYYNTEEDNLGSAKFDDGSLLMIAK; encoded by the coding sequence ATGAAGACCATGAAAAGAGTAATCCTGTTCTTTATCATCGGTTGCTTGGCGCTTCCTGGATTGCCGGGGATTCTATCCGCAGAGGCCAAGGGGATGAGCTTCAAGGATGTATCGGCAACGCACTGGGCCAAGGACTCCATTTCTGCCGCCGTAAATGCAGGATATTTCAAGGGTTATAGCAATGGAACGTTTCAACCGGAGGCGACCATTACAAGGGCGGAATTCGCTGCCTTGCTGTCGCGTGTATCGAAAGCGGAAGCTTCCACGGAAATCGAAAATATCTTTAGCGATTTGAACACTCACTGGAGCAAAAAGGAAGTCGAGAAGGCGGTTGCTTTGGGATTCATCGATCCGAAAAACTACCCAGACGGCTTTCAACCCGACACGGCGTTAACCCGTGAAGAGATGGCCATCTGGCTCAGCTCCGGCTTGGCAGCGGTGGATGAAGACTACAAGCAGGCGCTGTTGGATACGAAGGAGACGCTGATTCCGGTCAAAGAATACTTCAAACCAGGCATTCCAGCGTCCAAAGCCGGCCATATTGCGGTAGCCATGGGCACCAAATTGATGAGCGGCTACCCGGACGGTTCCTTTGGCATGAAAAAAACAACGACTCGTGCCGAGACGTCGGCGATTCTGTTGCGGTTCGTGAAGGCAGCTACCAAGAAGGCCGACAGCTTCCCGGCCCTGAATGAGCTGCGGGCAGTGGGGACGGAGAAGAATAATTTGGAGGTTGTGACGCCGTTTGAAGCTCCTGGTGTGACAAAAGCATCAGGAAAGACGAGAACATTTAAAAATAATGCCGGCAAGTTGGTTTTTCATCGGATGGTTGCAGTGAATGTAGAAAATTGGAACGAAAAAAGCTTTTATGGTGACCTGTTTTTGGATGAGAGCGACAAGGAATTTTTCGAAAAGCACAAGGGAAGGTTTCCGCTATTTATAGAACTTACGATCTATCCAAAAACAAAGGAATTCGGTGTTGACCATTATGCTACTGGAATAACAAACTTGATGGGAGGGATTGCAATACATAACAATCAACACAAAAAATATGGATATGAAACCCTTCCCGTTATGGAGGATATACACTTCTTTTCCAAGCATTCTTCAGGTGTAAAACTATGGGTTGTAAAATACTATAACACGGAAGAAGATAACCTCGGTAGCGCTAAATTTGATGATGGTTCCTTATTGATGATTGCGAAATAG
- a CDS encoding DUF5704 domain-containing protein, whose product MTGFTNWLDITRRTEQLEWSSDRSSVATVGPDGKVTAVGKGTAKITAKWKSYPYYIYDDVTITVGDVAGTPDPTIPPDPTGSCTVPVPGTKIPNLVMDPKVSAMIKADNRGNEQFDVLLGIPTSEFLYANAFAHNYLFKSSFVQMSGKCTFEVPVEKTFLKKWKEPGTDDEGKPTQEDMEEEENVSDVVTVERPYSFWVVDNLEVYKIQEATLQNAALPGGGVTLEPRNYTPPDYHFKQQGGIVKEPEAQSVVLPSQTVGKDIPNYSGEFKAAAEKAIGKVRVQNDLLVFQGKTIMSGHAVDENGSSPGTIPSPTVISENILYKNRLLLHSEKVNAKNVPSSGTIYYKLLPERIHGGTDQEFPIPGINPVTIHTPVVTYASVSDDRAHNQKTKPSLNRAALILERTFTVRLPTGGQHVTYPGYGNRDYANYIRTKQVWFPFDVYSGDRSRFIPKRTWIDLPVHQLDTTFFLPVWIDEGNYSVLFRTIAENAPAHFTTQPNANTELGNHVSTDVVEVEVIGRLYDFRVSDIVDYNWEKVFRKRAGSHEPAGASYWVGKKGIDGEPRGNQAPYTLPIRPGSHPLQGYRNVAVKTGYHFKFDLKTKGNMFGPKDSIRITPSFYYVSKDGKARFPVDLYYHSNDRYFIRIGSQEDQAGRYVILNERLRNVPMEQLIDTASYKYDREGQGVSLSRQAYIEQYIEKWTKRKTPVGGYGGLLLPEAVRTFIGPKSNLPDTADAQRANVSIQQWYGEYSLPAEVYIVRAGTDIAEYGRTHGGLHDQSPIFLRDGYLVVNFNIETIREGRTAVPHLQYIHAPLMNQWRLEGFERTIRDSFGRTFALRDGDVLFYHANLSSRDDFGAMVPH is encoded by the coding sequence ATGACAGGCTTTACGAATTGGCTGGATATCACTCGTCGGACGGAACAGCTGGAATGGAGTTCGGATCGCTCTTCTGTGGCGACGGTAGGGCCTGACGGGAAGGTAACAGCTGTCGGGAAAGGAACTGCCAAGATAACTGCCAAATGGAAGAGCTATCCCTACTATATTTATGACGATGTGACGATTACGGTTGGCGATGTTGCTGGTACACCGGATCCGACGATTCCGCCAGATCCGACAGGCTCATGTACTGTACCTGTCCCGGGAACGAAAATCCCAAATCTGGTAATGGATCCAAAGGTGAGCGCTATGATTAAGGCGGATAATCGGGGAAATGAGCAGTTCGATGTGCTTCTCGGCATCCCGACTTCTGAATTTTTATACGCCAATGCCTTTGCTCATAATTACTTATTCAAGAGCTCGTTCGTGCAGATGAGCGGGAAATGTACATTTGAAGTTCCTGTGGAAAAGACGTTTCTTAAGAAATGGAAAGAGCCAGGGACTGACGATGAGGGGAAGCCCACGCAAGAAGACATGGAGGAAGAGGAGAACGTCAGTGATGTCGTGACCGTTGAGCGTCCGTATTCATTTTGGGTAGTTGACAACCTGGAAGTTTACAAAATCCAAGAAGCGACGCTGCAAAATGCAGCATTGCCGGGCGGAGGGGTTACCTTGGAGCCCCGAAATTATACGCCGCCCGATTATCATTTCAAGCAGCAGGGCGGAATCGTGAAGGAACCGGAAGCGCAGAGTGTCGTTCTTCCTTCGCAAACCGTAGGCAAAGACATACCGAACTATTCAGGAGAATTCAAAGCCGCTGCCGAGAAAGCGATCGGGAAAGTTCGCGTCCAAAATGATTTGCTTGTCTTTCAGGGAAAGACGATTATGTCAGGGCACGCGGTGGATGAGAACGGCTCCTCTCCAGGAACCATTCCGTCTCCAACCGTGATCAGCGAAAACATCTTATATAAAAATCGGCTCTTACTACATAGCGAGAAAGTGAACGCAAAAAATGTGCCGAGCAGCGGTACGATTTATTATAAGCTGCTTCCGGAACGGATTCATGGCGGCACGGATCAGGAATTCCCGATTCCGGGCATCAACCCGGTCACGATACATACCCCGGTTGTGACGTATGCTTCCGTGTCGGATGACCGGGCGCATAACCAGAAGACGAAGCCGAGCCTTAACCGGGCGGCGCTCATTCTGGAGCGGACATTTACGGTGCGCCTGCCGACGGGCGGGCAGCATGTCACCTACCCGGGCTACGGCAACCGTGATTATGCGAACTATATCCGCACGAAGCAGGTGTGGTTCCCGTTCGATGTGTACTCCGGGGATCGGAGCCGCTTCATTCCAAAGCGGACCTGGATCGACCTCCCGGTGCATCAATTGGATACGACATTCTTCCTGCCGGTATGGATCGATGAAGGCAATTATTCCGTCCTGTTTCGCACGATTGCCGAGAACGCGCCCGCGCACTTCACTACCCAACCGAATGCGAATACCGAACTAGGGAATCATGTCTCCACTGACGTGGTTGAGGTGGAAGTCATTGGCCGGCTGTATGACTTCCGGGTGAGTGACATCGTAGATTACAACTGGGAGAAGGTGTTCCGCAAGCGGGCTGGCAGCCATGAACCTGCCGGGGCCTCCTATTGGGTCGGGAAGAAAGGCATTGACGGGGAGCCGAGAGGAAACCAGGCGCCGTATACGCTGCCGATTCGGCCCGGCAGTCATCCGCTGCAGGGATACCGCAATGTGGCGGTGAAGACGGGCTATCATTTCAAATTCGATCTGAAAACGAAGGGCAATATGTTCGGTCCAAAGGATAGCATCCGGATTACGCCAAGCTTCTACTACGTAAGCAAGGATGGCAAGGCTCGCTTTCCGGTTGATTTGTATTACCACAGCAATGACCGCTACTTCATTCGCATCGGATCGCAGGAGGATCAGGCCGGACGATATGTCATTCTGAATGAGCGGCTGCGCAACGTGCCGATGGAACAGTTGATCGACACGGCCAGTTACAAGTACGACCGCGAGGGACAAGGAGTGTCCTTGAGCCGCCAAGCCTATATCGAGCAGTACATCGAGAAATGGACAAAGCGGAAGACGCCGGTCGGCGGTTATGGCGGGCTGCTGCTGCCGGAAGCGGTGCGCACGTTCATCGGGCCGAAGTCGAATCTTCCGGATACGGCCGACGCCCAGAGGGCGAATGTATCGATTCAGCAGTGGTATGGCGAGTATAGTTTGCCGGCCGAGGTCTATATCGTGAGGGCGGGGACGGATATCGCCGAGTACGGCCGCACGCATGGAGGTTTGCATGACCAGTCCCCTATCTTTCTGAGGGATGGCTACCTGGTCGTGAACTTTAATATTGAGACGATACGGGAGGGCCGGACCGCAGTTCCGCATTTGCAATATATTCACGCGCCGTTGATGAACCAGTGGCGGCTGGAAGGATTTGAGCGGACGATTCGGGATTCGTTCGGCCGCACCTTTGCATTGCGAGACGGGGATGTGTTGTTCTACCACGCGAACCTGTCGAGCCGGGATGATTTCGGGGCGATGGTGCCGCATTAG
- a CDS encoding PadR family transcriptional regulator, with translation MNPKVSKELLKGSTALLVLSMLEKEELYGYELTKRLETASSGLFALKEGTLYPILHGLESGGQVEAYWSEAAGRARKYYRITDAGRSLLQEKTEEWRLFSGTMNRVLGEV, from the coding sequence ATGAACCCGAAGGTAAGCAAGGAACTGTTGAAGGGCAGCACCGCGCTGCTTGTATTGTCGATGCTGGAGAAGGAAGAGTTGTATGGTTACGAGCTGACCAAGCGGCTCGAGACGGCCTCCTCCGGCTTGTTCGCCTTGAAGGAAGGTACGCTTTATCCGATTCTTCACGGGCTGGAGAGCGGCGGGCAGGTGGAGGCCTACTGGAGCGAGGCGGCGGGGCGGGCGCGAAAGTATTACCGCATTACGGATGCCGGTCGCAGCCTGCTGCAAGAGAAGACGGAGGAATGGCGTTTGTTCAGCGGGACGATGAACCGTGTGCTGGGGGAGGTGTAA
- a CDS encoding FtsW/RodA/SpoVE family cell cycle protein: MKNTDRDIPCGMPEAAERFVQDVLGRIKAKEMKPEIEAELMDHLLSRMEEHTDRGMDEDEAAREAVRQMGASSIVAEQMNRIHRPHIPWLLWVSLGIWIGLSLFGLFMLQNEAGGNNSVGLGTKSVIYVLLGILCFATGVIIDYRRLRRIAPWLYGIMVILLIGMGLDMGVTVNGTRFLMLGPMTIDVYLISPILFLLAIYAMLSERPSRAKTYSNLMPYALITLPVLLYVMDGRFPQLIIYSLGMIAVLMQIRCRPAVWWKLAACAAGGGALLWMTFDKVRIGFGRRMQEWITYLGGVVEPDSDGGFVIREIHRAVQQAGWFGQGSGQTLTLPYLYSDYLSVYLIHTAGWFAGLLLLGSMGVLLYSVYKAACSIRHTFGRGLANLIALLTGARFLLALGGLFGMVPVYGLELPLFGYGGTQMVLWMTLFGLFSGIYRRKDLLPQTS; the protein is encoded by the coding sequence ATGAAAAATACAGACAGAGACATCCCGTGCGGCATGCCGGAGGCAGCCGAACGGTTCGTGCAGGATGTGCTGGGACGCATCAAAGCGAAGGAGATGAAGCCAGAGATCGAGGCGGAACTGATGGATCATCTCTTGTCCCGAATGGAAGAGCATACGGACCGCGGGATGGATGAGGACGAAGCGGCGCGTGAAGCGGTCCGGCAAATGGGGGCATCCTCCATTGTGGCCGAGCAAATGAACCGGATTCATCGCCCGCATATCCCTTGGCTGCTATGGGTCAGCTTGGGGATATGGATCGGGCTTAGTCTATTCGGTCTTTTTATGCTGCAGAATGAAGCAGGTGGAAACAATTCAGTTGGACTAGGCACCAAATCTGTTATCTATGTCCTGCTTGGCATACTTTGCTTCGCAACTGGGGTGATCATCGACTACCGCCGGCTTCGCCGGATCGCTCCATGGTTGTATGGGATAATGGTGATCCTGCTGATTGGGATGGGATTGGACATGGGGGTTACCGTCAACGGGACGCGTTTTTTGATGTTAGGCCCCATGACCATTGATGTATATTTGATAAGTCCGATTCTGTTCCTGCTTGCGATCTATGCGATGCTAAGCGAGCGGCCGTCCCGTGCCAAGACGTACTCGAACCTAATGCCGTATGCGCTCATTACGCTGCCTGTGCTGCTGTATGTGATGGACGGCCGCTTCCCGCAGTTGATCATCTATAGTCTTGGCATGATCGCGGTGCTCATGCAGATTCGCTGCCGCCCGGCAGTATGGTGGAAGCTGGCCGCTTGTGCCGCGGGAGGCGGAGCACTGCTATGGATGACATTCGATAAGGTACGCATCGGATTCGGACGCCGCATGCAGGAATGGATTACATATCTTGGAGGCGTGGTCGAGCCTGATTCTGATGGTGGCTTTGTCATCCGGGAGATTCACAGAGCGGTGCAGCAAGCGGGATGGTTCGGGCAAGGAAGCGGTCAGACGCTCACCCTTCCTTATCTTTACAGTGATTATTTGAGTGTCTACCTCATCCATACGGCGGGGTGGTTCGCAGGCCTGCTGTTGTTGGGTTCCATGGGAGTTCTTCTATACAGCGTGTACAAGGCGGCATGCAGCATTCGCCATACCTTTGGCCGGGGGCTAGCCAACCTTATCGCGTTGCTGACAGGGGCACGTTTTCTGCTTGCGTTGGGAGGCCTTTTCGGGATGGTGCCAGTGTACGGCCTGGAGCTGCCTTTGTTTGGCTATGGAGGTACACAAATGGTGTTGTGGATGACACTTTTCGGACTCTTCTCCGGCATTTACCGGCGCAAAGACCTGCTTCCGCAAACCTCATAA
- a CDS encoding polysaccharide deacetylase has product MKKEAPGLWKDAKNWIGRLSTAVCALLMIAGLWAAWGTKEAPEPIAYAASPASPQAVPMAYHAEAAAARSDSSEPVSIEISGVKEEAVAALAAQGIGSDTGEATIQMAAAKKPDTGKPSPGAEEKKADKVVYLTFDDGPSAHTKDVLDILAKEQVKATFFVLGQNAKRDQEMVRTIAEAGHAIGNHSYNHEYKELYGSFREFWSQIRDTGKVLEDILGYEPRLVRAPGGTAMNFDKQYFELMRQAGYLVYDWHVDSGDSKRRGVPAKEIASAVKQGALLKETVVLMHDGAGHGETVKALPEIIRYYKDKGYTFGVLSPEVEPVQFHVASTKRWARSPVGSAWIEANVQPVHVSGPVKPEPKMVMDVHTDQGSLHLEPDQFLSYEDATYVPLRMLVRQLGGTVRWNAEANRVDIDWNGKGAGFDLAGAQLVFADKAEAAVPLKTLTERSLTWVPLRDVLHAFGVQLTAYELTPLQEEV; this is encoded by the coding sequence ATGAAAAAGGAAGCGCCGGGATTGTGGAAGGATGCGAAAAACTGGATAGGGCGGCTGTCAACGGCCGTCTGTGCCTTGCTGATGATCGCCGGGCTGTGGGCGGCTTGGGGAACGAAGGAAGCGCCGGAGCCGATCGCTTACGCCGCATCGCCAGCTTCTCCTCAAGCGGTACCGATGGCTTATCACGCGGAGGCGGCAGCCGCGCGTTCGGATTCCAGCGAGCCCGTGTCCATTGAGATAAGCGGAGTGAAAGAAGAGGCAGTCGCCGCTCTAGCCGCGCAAGGCATTGGCTCTGATACCGGAGAGGCCACCATACAAATGGCTGCGGCGAAGAAGCCGGATACCGGGAAGCCTTCGCCGGGCGCGGAAGAGAAGAAGGCGGATAAGGTCGTCTATTTGACGTTCGATGACGGCCCGAGCGCACATACGAAGGATGTGCTGGATATTTTGGCCAAGGAGCAGGTGAAGGCGACCTTCTTCGTGTTGGGGCAAAACGCGAAGCGCGACCAGGAGATGGTACGAACGATTGCGGAAGCGGGACATGCCATCGGCAATCATAGCTATAATCATGAATATAAGGAGCTGTACGGCAGCTTCCGTGAATTTTGGAGCCAGATTCGCGACACCGGCAAGGTGCTGGAGGACATTCTGGGCTATGAGCCCCGGCTCGTCCGGGCGCCAGGCGGGACGGCAATGAATTTCGATAAGCAGTATTTCGAGCTGATGCGGCAGGCGGGATACTTGGTCTATGACTGGCATGTCGACAGCGGCGATTCCAAGCGGCGGGGCGTGCCGGCCAAGGAGATCGCGTCCGCGGTGAAGCAAGGGGCGCTGCTGAAGGAGACGGTCGTGCTCATGCATGACGGAGCCGGGCACGGGGAGACGGTGAAGGCGCTGCCGGAGATTATCCGATATTATAAGGATAAAGGCTATACATTCGGCGTGCTGTCGCCGGAGGTGGAGCCGGTTCAATTCCATGTCGCTTCCACGAAGCGGTGGGCCCGCTCCCCGGTCGGCAGCGCCTGGATTGAAGCGAACGTGCAGCCGGTCCATGTATCCGGGCCTGTGAAGCCCGAACCGAAGATGGTGATGGATGTGCATACCGATCAAGGAAGTCTTCATTTGGAGCCGGATCAGTTCCTGAGTTATGAGGATGCGACGTATGTGCCGCTGCGGATGCTGGTCCGGCAATTGGGCGGAACGGTGCGCTGGAACGCGGAGGCGAACCGGGTGGATATCGATTGGAACGGGAAGGGCGCAGGCTTCGATCTGGCGGGCGCACAACTCGTATTTGCCGATAAGGCCGAAGCCGCTGTGCCGTTGAAGACGCTGACGGAACGGTCGCTCACCTGGGTGCCGCTGCGGGACGTGCTGCATGCGTTCGGCGTCCAACTGACCGCATACGAGCTAACTCCGTTGCAGGAGGAGGTGTGA
- a CDS encoding AAA family ATPase has product MEMNGHRDRTMEQDVWLASFAERGWPAFLDRMEQVVAGKREVIRLAGLALLSGGHILMEDVPGVGKTLLARALARMAGGSFRRIQMTPDMMPADITGSMVWEPASGGLRYSEGALFGNVVLADELNRAPARTQSALLEAMEEGTVTVDGTTRALPQPFFVIATQNPLAFEGTYRIPEAEMDRFAMRLSLGYPAAEQEADMLLHQREESPLARVKPLWTPEEWQLLVRRIREVHLDAALCRYMADIAHATRAHPAVRLGISPRATLSLMRVTQAQAWTEGRTYALPEDVKAVAQPVMAHRLHLQREALLAGTTEADVVAEVLRMTPVPVFPAAQTGTGRSSPKSSRREKRGIPAAGAAPMVQVPLAGDGAAQPAAGRFRLGGWFR; this is encoded by the coding sequence ATGGAAATGAATGGACATCGGGATCGCACCATGGAGCAGGATGTATGGCTGGCTTCGTTCGCGGAGCGGGGCTGGCCCGCGTTCCTGGACCGGATGGAGCAAGTCGTCGCCGGGAAAAGGGAGGTCATTCGCCTGGCCGGCTTGGCGTTGCTGTCCGGCGGTCATATTTTGATGGAGGATGTGCCGGGCGTCGGCAAGACGCTGTTGGCCCGGGCGCTCGCGCGGATGGCAGGAGGAAGCTTCCGGCGCATTCAGATGACGCCGGACATGATGCCGGCCGATATTACGGGCAGCATGGTGTGGGAGCCCGCCTCGGGCGGGCTGCGGTATAGCGAGGGAGCGTTGTTCGGCAACGTCGTATTGGCCGACGAGCTGAACCGTGCGCCGGCGCGAACCCAATCGGCGCTGCTCGAAGCGATGGAGGAAGGGACGGTGACGGTGGACGGGACGACGCGCGCGTTGCCGCAGCCCTTTTTCGTCATTGCGACGCAGAATCCGTTGGCCTTCGAAGGCACGTATCGAATTCCGGAGGCGGAGATGGACCGGTTCGCGATGCGGCTGTCGCTCGGATATCCGGCAGCGGAGCAGGAAGCGGATATGCTCCTCCATCAGCGGGAAGAGTCGCCGCTCGCGCGCGTGAAGCCGCTCTGGACGCCGGAGGAATGGCAATTGCTCGTCCGCCGGATCCGCGAGGTGCATCTCGATGCGGCGCTATGCCGGTACATGGCGGACATTGCGCATGCGACCCGGGCGCACCCGGCGGTAAGGCTGGGAATCAGCCCGCGGGCGACGCTGTCGCTCATGCGGGTGACCCAGGCTCAAGCCTGGACCGAGGGTCGCACCTATGCGCTTCCGGAGGATGTGAAGGCGGTGGCCCAACCGGTGATGGCGCACCGCCTTCATCTGCAGCGCGAGGCGCTGCTTGCCGGCACGACGGAAGCCGACGTCGTCGCCGAGGTGCTGCGCATGACGCCGGTTCCGGTCTTCCCGGCGGCACAGACCGGAACCGGCAGATCCTCGCCGAAGTCTTCCCGCCGGGAAAAGCGGGGGATCCCGGCCGCAGGCGCCGCGCCAATGGTCCAGGTGCCCCTGGCCGGCGATGGAGCGGCGCAGCCGGCTGCCGGGCGGTTCCGGCTCGGCGGGTGGTTCCGGTGA
- a CDS encoding DUF58 domain-containing protein, with amino-acid sequence MKRTVFRIGRFLLTAAGCGGLAAAGWARNSPAELLVAALLGAMMLNGVRLHAIGRKLAGVRLLHELQQAGPAGTGAASGSLAFRVALGGVKRWPVRWMTVEEAWMRTGGDGGLWVCRRLLFLSRGEEPRYTVSFEGAPRGVYRLSRAELAYGDLFGWFGCRVRLDVAPAKEAGPPMLVIPPSPVRAALLPDAAPAAAHEAGPPPLAGAADAADGGVPAPTAGGARGVELQAYQPGTPLRAIDWRTYAKRRVLAVRAPEADGCAPADIAMDDIPWRSEAQPGQHAPMEAVLSAAAAAVRAAAESGRPVRLLRLSDGAIAVGAWQALAALAAERPGPAAAIGWAAPHSPDAGSSGAATWPAVDPSQPIRALTLISYREDPVVLDRLHDAAGEASIEGWLTAARWPHADATAAPASSEAFLWTEHPAPGKSIGRRESDALPSYRPIRQA; translated from the coding sequence GTGAAGCGGACCGTATTTCGGATCGGCCGCTTCCTTCTCACCGCCGCCGGCTGCGGCGGACTGGCTGCGGCGGGCTGGGCGCGGAACAGCCCGGCGGAGCTTTTGGTGGCGGCCCTGTTGGGGGCCATGATGTTGAACGGCGTGCGGCTGCATGCCATTGGCCGGAAGCTCGCAGGCGTCCGGCTTCTCCATGAGCTGCAGCAGGCGGGGCCTGCCGGAACGGGGGCCGCTTCCGGCAGCCTCGCCTTCCGCGTGGCGTTAGGCGGCGTGAAGCGCTGGCCTGTGCGCTGGATGACCGTGGAGGAGGCATGGATGCGCACAGGCGGAGACGGCGGCCTCTGGGTATGCCGCCGCCTGCTCTTCCTTAGCCGGGGGGAGGAGCCGCGTTACACCGTCTCCTTCGAGGGGGCACCGCGCGGCGTGTACCGCCTGTCCCGGGCCGAACTCGCCTATGGCGACCTGTTCGGCTGGTTCGGCTGCCGGGTGCGGCTGGACGTCGCGCCGGCGAAGGAAGCGGGGCCGCCGATGCTGGTCATTCCGCCTTCGCCGGTGCGAGCCGCCCTGCTGCCGGACGCTGCGCCGGCAGCCGCGCATGAGGCCGGCCCGCCGCCGCTGGCCGGCGCCGCCGATGCGGCCGACGGAGGCGTGCCTGCCCCGACGGCCGGAGGAGCGCGCGGCGTCGAGCTGCAGGCGTACCAGCCGGGCACGCCCCTGCGTGCCATCGACTGGCGCACGTACGCCAAGCGGCGGGTGTTGGCGGTCCGCGCGCCGGAAGCGGACGGCTGCGCTCCGGCCGACATCGCCATGGACGACATTCCATGGCGGTCGGAGGCGCAGCCCGGACAGCACGCGCCGATGGAGGCGGTGCTGTCCGCCGCCGCCGCGGCCGTGCGCGCCGCCGCAGAGTCCGGGCGGCCCGTTCGCTTGCTGCGGCTGAGCGACGGGGCTATCGCCGTCGGAGCATGGCAGGCGCTGGCCGCTCTGGCGGCGGAACGGCCCGGCCCGGCGGCGGCGATCGGCTGGGCTGCGCCGCATTCGCCGGACGCCGGGTCAAGCGGGGCGGCGACCTGGCCTGCTGTTGATCCGTCGCAGCCGATACGCGCGTTGACGCTGATCAGCTACCGGGAGGATCCGGTCGTCCTCGATCGGCTGCATGACGCGGCGGGAGAGGCGAGCATAGAAGGCTGGCTGACGGCCGCGCGCTGGCCGCATGCAGACGCCACGGCCGCTCCGGCTTCGTCGGAGGCCTTCCTCTGGACGGAACATCCCGCCCCCGGCAAGAGCATAGGAAGGAGGGAAAGCGATGCGCTTCCGTCATATCGGCCGATTCGCCAAGCGTGA